In Arachis hypogaea cultivar Tifrunner chromosome 17, arahy.Tifrunner.gnm2.J5K5, whole genome shotgun sequence, a single window of DNA contains:
- the LOC112765739 gene encoding beta-fructofuranosidase, insoluble isoenzyme CWINV6 isoform X2: protein MEISATLVLVLLALFTFLQNVANGFDSWPHTNTINPFKYRVPENPPYRTSYHFQPPQNWMNDPNGPMYYKGVYHLFYQHNPSAATFGDGIVWGHSVSYDLINWIHLNNAIEPSEAYDIISCWSGSATILLDGKPVIMYTGIDHNRHQVQNLAMPKNLSDPFLREWVKHTQNPVIIPSEVAEVDNFRDPSTAWHGKDGKWRIIIGAQKGDQGRAILYQSEDFVNWKLEDANPFYATDNTGVCECPDFYPVSINGTNGVDSSVESSSVRHVAKVGYLRMAHDYYFVGKYLSDEERFIADAKFTGTSLDLRYDYGKFYASKSFFDYAKNRRILWGWVNESDSEKDDIDKGWAGVQSIPRQVWLDNKSGNRLVQWPIEEVEKLRSKNISINGEKLGGGSILEVSGITASQADIEVLFEIPELENAESFDLSGVDPQLLCSNAPRSGIIGPFGLLALASKDLREHTAISFRVYKTSNKYVGLMCSDQSRSSLQNGLDKTTYGTFFDVDSNPRTISLRSLIDHSIIESFGEGGRVCMSSRVYPKLATGNEAHLYVFNNGTMSILISKLNAWCMKEAEIGHVKNMSYKTC, encoded by the exons ATGGAGATATCTGCAACACTAGTATTAGTGTTACTTGccttatttacttttctgcaaaacGTTGCTAATGGATTTGATTCATGGCCACACACTAACACTATCAATCCTTTCAAGTACAGGGTACCTGAAAACCCGCCTTATCGAACTTCTTATCACTTTCAGCCTCCACAAAATTGGATGAACG ATCCTAATG GACCAATGTATTACAAAGGAGTTTACCACCTTTTCTACCAACATAACCCTAGTGCAGCAACTTTTGGTGATGGAATAGTATGGGGCCATTCAGTGTCCTATGATCTCATCAATTGGATTCACCTAAACAATGCTATTGAACCAAGTGAGGCATATGATATCATTAGTTGTTGGTCTGGTTCAGCCACAATCCTCTTAGATGGAAAACCTGTTATCATGTATACTGGTATTGATCATAACAGGCACCAAGTTCAGAATTTGGCTATGCCAAAGAACTTATCAGACCCTTTTTTAAGGGAGTGGGTGAAACACACTCAGAACCCTGTGATAATTCCTAGTGAGGTTGCTGAAGTGGACAATTTTAGAGATCCATCAACTGCTTGGCATGGAAAGGATGGTAAATGGAGAATAATCATTGGTGCTCAAAAGGGTGATCAAGGGAGGGCAATTTTGTACCAAAGTGAGGATTTTGTTAATTGGAAATTAGAAGATGCTAATCCTTTTTATGCAACAGATAATACTGGAGTATGTGAATGCCCGGATTTTTATCCAGTGTCCATCAATGGGACTAATGGGGTTGATTCATCTGTCGAAAGTTCGAGTGTTAGGCATGTCGCGAAGGTAGGCTACCTAAGAATGGCACATGACTACTATTTTGTGGGAAAATATCTCTCTGATGAAGAGAGGTTTATTGCTGATGCTAAATTTACAGGAACTAGTTTGGACTTGAGGTATGACTATGGTAAATTCTATGCTTCCAAATCATTCTTTGACTATGCTAAAAACAGGAGAATATTGTGGGGTTGGGTAAATGAATCCGACAGCGAAAAAGATGATATTGACAAAGGCTGGGCTGGTGTACAG TCAATTCCAAGACAAGTTTGGCTTGATAACAAAAGTGGGAACCGATTAGTACAGTGGCCAATCGAAGAAGTCGAAAAACTGCGAAGCAAGAACATCAGTATTAATGGAGAGAAACTCGGAGGTGGATCAATACTTGAAGTATCAGGTATCACTGCATCACAA GCTGATATAGAGGTATTGTTTGAGATTCCTGAACTAGAAAATGCTGAATCCTTTGATCTCAGTGGTGTTGATCCTCAACTACTCTGTAGTAATGCACCAAGGAGTGGCATAATAGGGCCATTTGGTTTATTAGCTTTAGCTTCAAAAGACTTAAGAGAGCATACTGCAATTTCTTTTAGAGTATACAAAACATCCAATAAATATGTAGGCCTAATGTGCAGTGATCAAAGCAG GTCCTCACTGCAGAATGGCCTTGATAAAACAACATATGGAACTTTCTTTGATGTAGATTCTAATCCCAGAACAATTTCACTTAGAAGCTTG ATTGACCACTCTATTATTGAGAGTTTTGGGGAAGGTGGAAGAGTTTGTATGAGTAGTAGAGTTTATCCAAAGCTAGCTACTGGCAATGAGGCACATCTCTATGTGTTTAACAATGGAACAATGAGTATACTGATCTCAAAATTGAATGCCTGGTGCATGAAGGAAGCTGAGATTGGACACGTGAAAAATATGAGCTATAAAACTTGTTAG
- the LOC112765739 gene encoding beta-fructofuranosidase, insoluble isoenzyme CWINV3 isoform X1, with product MYYKGVYHLFYQHNPSAATFGDGIVWGHSVSYDLINWIHLNNAIEPSEAYDIISCWSGSATILLDGKPVIMYTGIDHNRHQVQNLAMPKNLSDPFLREWVKHTQNPVIIPSEVAEVDNFRDPSTAWHGKDGKWRIIIGAQKGDQGRAILYQSEDFVNWKLEDANPFYATDNTGVCECPDFYPVSINGTNGVDSSVESSSVRHVAKVGYLRMAHDYYFVGKYLSDEERFIADAKFTGTSLDLRYDYGKFYASKSFFDYAKNRRILWGWVNESDSEKDDIDKGWAGVQSIPRQVWLDNKSGNRLVQWPIEEVEKLRSKNISINGEKLGGGSILEVSGITASQADIEVLFEIPELENAESFDLSGVDPQLLCSNAPRSGIIGPFGLLALASKDLREHTAISFRVYKTSNKYVGLMCSDQSRSSLQNGLDKTTYGTFFDVDSNPRTISLRSLIDHSIIESFGEGGRVCMSSRVYPKLATGNEAHLYVFNNGTMSILISKLNAWCMKEAEIGHVKNMSYKTC from the exons ATGTATTACAAAGGAGTTTACCACCTTTTCTACCAACATAACCCTAGTGCAGCAACTTTTGGTGATGGAATAGTATGGGGCCATTCAGTGTCCTATGATCTCATCAATTGGATTCACCTAAACAATGCTATTGAACCAAGTGAGGCATATGATATCATTAGTTGTTGGTCTGGTTCAGCCACAATCCTCTTAGATGGAAAACCTGTTATCATGTATACTGGTATTGATCATAACAGGCACCAAGTTCAGAATTTGGCTATGCCAAAGAACTTATCAGACCCTTTTTTAAGGGAGTGGGTGAAACACACTCAGAACCCTGTGATAATTCCTAGTGAGGTTGCTGAAGTGGACAATTTTAGAGATCCATCAACTGCTTGGCATGGAAAGGATGGTAAATGGAGAATAATCATTGGTGCTCAAAAGGGTGATCAAGGGAGGGCAATTTTGTACCAAAGTGAGGATTTTGTTAATTGGAAATTAGAAGATGCTAATCCTTTTTATGCAACAGATAATACTGGAGTATGTGAATGCCCGGATTTTTATCCAGTGTCCATCAATGGGACTAATGGGGTTGATTCATCTGTCGAAAGTTCGAGTGTTAGGCATGTCGCGAAGGTAGGCTACCTAAGAATGGCACATGACTACTATTTTGTGGGAAAATATCTCTCTGATGAAGAGAGGTTTATTGCTGATGCTAAATTTACAGGAACTAGTTTGGACTTGAGGTATGACTATGGTAAATTCTATGCTTCCAAATCATTCTTTGACTATGCTAAAAACAGGAGAATATTGTGGGGTTGGGTAAATGAATCCGACAGCGAAAAAGATGATATTGACAAAGGCTGGGCTGGTGTACAG TCAATTCCAAGACAAGTTTGGCTTGATAACAAAAGTGGGAACCGATTAGTACAGTGGCCAATCGAAGAAGTCGAAAAACTGCGAAGCAAGAACATCAGTATTAATGGAGAGAAACTCGGAGGTGGATCAATACTTGAAGTATCAGGTATCACTGCATCACAA GCTGATATAGAGGTATTGTTTGAGATTCCTGAACTAGAAAATGCTGAATCCTTTGATCTCAGTGGTGTTGATCCTCAACTACTCTGTAGTAATGCACCAAGGAGTGGCATAATAGGGCCATTTGGTTTATTAGCTTTAGCTTCAAAAGACTTAAGAGAGCATACTGCAATTTCTTTTAGAGTATACAAAACATCCAATAAATATGTAGGCCTAATGTGCAGTGATCAAAGCAG GTCCTCACTGCAGAATGGCCTTGATAAAACAACATATGGAACTTTCTTTGATGTAGATTCTAATCCCAGAACAATTTCACTTAGAAGCTTG ATTGACCACTCTATTATTGAGAGTTTTGGGGAAGGTGGAAGAGTTTGTATGAGTAGTAGAGTTTATCCAAAGCTAGCTACTGGCAATGAGGCACATCTCTATGTGTTTAACAATGGAACAATGAGTATACTGATCTCAAAATTGAATGCCTGGTGCATGAAGGAAGCTGAGATTGGACACGTGAAAAATATGAGCTATAAAACTTGTTAG
- the LOC112767105 gene encoding protein indeterminate-domain 7 → MTSASSEISASTSLPIKKKRNLPGHPDPDAEVIALSPKSLLATNRFVCDVCNKGFQRDQNLQLHRRGHNLPWKLKQRSNKEIIRKKVYVCPEPTCVHHDPSRALGDLTGIKKHFCRKHGEKKWKCDRCSKRYAVHSDWKAHSKICGTREYKCDCGTIFSRRDSFIAHRAFCDALAQESTKAITTLFNPSSSVKKELQEVNLRSENRPLWLSYSTSVGGEGSHGRVVHNNNNNNNNNNNSTLLFSSPPPPSTSLLSTMIHHENPNPNITMLPPNNNALLFEGMASSYSSSHNLMSATALLQKASEIGATVSLGKPYLQAHHHHRGHVPESTTTGYGTLSSMATSSSSVSGLLDMDSREEIGTGMMFARHHHHGFLASYESYKADEHTKEASLLVHNDMMDGTSTFEEALMRGIMNHPTREDADNNSNNFDELVSRSAGSRGGGGGGGGGGGGGVNDETRDFLGIGVFSQRDIFNISGLHHHHLDSSSYGNQNQKQPPWQG, encoded by the exons ATGACATCTGCATCAAGTGAGATAAGTGCCTCTACTTCGCTACCaataaagaagaagagaaatctcCCAGGCCATCCAG ACCCTGATGCGGAAGTGATAGCCTTATCACCAAAGAGCCTGTTGGCAACAAACCGGTTCGTTTGTGATGTTTGCAACAAAGGGTTTCAAAGAGACCAGAATCTGCAGCTTCATAGAAGGGGCCACAATCTGCCATGGAAGCTAAAGCAAAGAAGTAACAAAGAGATAATAAGGAAGAAGGTGTACGTTTGTCCAGAGCCAACTTGCGTTCACCATGACCCCTCAAGGGCACTCGGCGACCTCACCGGAATCAAGAAGCACTTCTGCAGAAAGCACGGCGAGAAGAAGTGGAAGTGTGACAGGTGCTCCAAGCGCTACGCCGTTCATTCAGATTGGAAAGCTCACTCCAAAATCTGTGGCACCCGAGAGTACAAATGTGACTGCGGAACCATTTTTTCTAG GAGGGATAGTTTCATCGCTCACAGGGCATTCTGTGATGCTCTAGCACAAGAGAGTACGAAAGCAATCACAACCTTGTTCAACCCATCATCATCAGTGAAGAAGGAATTGCAAGAAGTTAATTTAAGATCAGAAAATCGTCCATTATGGTTGTCTTACTCAACCTCGGTTGGAGGAGAAGGAAGCCATGGAAGAGTAGttcataacaataataataataataataataataataattcaacatTATTATTCTCCTCGCCGCCGCCGCCGTCGACGTCGCTGCTTTCTACAATGATCCACCatgaaaaccctaaccctaatattACTATGTTGCCACCTAATAATAATGCTTTATTATTTGAAGGCATGGCTTCATCTTATTCTTCTTCTCATAATCTCATGTCTGCTACTGCATTGTTACAAAAGGCATCAGAAATAGGTGCAACGGTGTCGCTGGGTAAACCCTATCTACAAGCTCATCATCACCATCGGGGTCACGTGCCTGAAAGCACCACCACGGGGTATGGCACCTTGTCGTCAATGGCCACATCTTCATCATCTGTTTCTGGATTATTGGACATGGATTCACGTGAAGAGATAGGGACAGGGATGATGTTTgctcgtcatcatcatcatggctTCTTGGCATCTTATGAGAGTTACAAAGCTGATGAGCACACAAAAGAAGCTTCTCTTCTTGTTCATAATGATATGATGGATGGTACTAGTACCTTTGAGGAGGCTCTAATGAGAGGAATCATGAATCATCCTACGAGAGAAGATGctgataataatagtaataacttTGATGAACTTGTTTCAAGATCCGCGGGATCCCgcggcggtggcggtggcggtggcggtggcggtggcggtggtgtCAACGATGAGACTAGAGATTTTTTGGGGATTGGGGTGTTTTCTCAGAGAGATATTTTCAATATAtctggtcttcatcatcatcatttggaTTCTTCTTCGTATGGCAACCAAAATCAAAAGCAACCACCCTGGCAAGGGTAA